CACTGATCTTGAGAAAGAagacaatttaattttgtttggagATACCTTGTCTTACAACAAAGTTATGCTTGGATATATTAGAAATAAGGATGAGTACGTTACCGTCGAAGAATTTGTTAGTGGCACGTTTGACAAGTACATCAATAATGATGGAACAATATgtggaaagaacaagaacgtTACGGAAAAGGCAGAATGTTTGGCACACTATAGCTATGAGATGTCAAAGAAGGAAATAATGGTGGTGGATATTCAAGGCTGTGGGGTGCGTTTGTTTGACCCAGAGGTCGCAAGTTGCCAAGTTGAGTCGGATAGTGAAGGAAAGCTTTTTTGTGCAGGTAACCTCAATAGCCATGCCATTGACAAATTTGTTGAGTTGCATAAGTGCAATAGCTTTTGTCAGCTGTTGGATCTGTCAGTTTTGCATTAGAAGTGTTGGACAGTTTAGGTCCATGTGAACAAATCCAGGTATTTTGGTTAAACCCATCTCTTTTGTTGGGTTGGttgttcaaattcaaagttacAGTATTTTGTACAGTTAGAAACGTCTCGATATATTTTAACTTTGATCCAGGGCAAAGTTTTAAATACATTTAGCAATGAAGTGGAgatttcaataaattaaaagtacATATTAGTTTAGGCAAAAAATTATGGGAGCCCTGTTTTCACATTCTATTTGGTTATTTGGTGTGGTATCTTCAACAGTGACTCAAAagctaaaataatttttagatCACTCAGCATCAATAGTCTGAATTGTGGTCATTTGTGTAATTATATCTGATAATTCCTTAACAGAAGTTTGTCCACTCAAACTGTGATTTATGTGAAAGTTTCAGATTCAGATGTATTCTTTTTCACCAGTAAGTAATATTTTACTGTTTATGTTGCTGTTATTGTACTCCAGACATTGGTACCCTCAATGGGGGTATAAGGCATGTCCTGGGGGATAGAACTGTTAGTAACTTCAAACGTTTGTTTGATCAATGGGGATGATTGGCTTCTAAACAGTATCACTGCTTCAAAATAGTATCAGAAATGcttattttttaaagaaaaattgagcTAATTATGTTTAATTTCCTAAGGGTCTGCCAGATACCCCCTCAGGGAAAACTTTTAGGAAATAAATCTAGAGACAACATTCATAACTCATGAGGTGATTTCATGAGTTCTTGCAAATCCCAAAAGGTCtcaattttttcaaaccagAGCCGAAGCATTTATTCTATTTTACAGACACGTTGTGAGGCTCAGTGTGCTAACTATTTCAAGTTATGCAGTTGAGAAGTTCTGTTCCTGCCATGGCCACCCACTGTTTGACTGTAAGGTTGTTGCAAGAAGACAAATAAATTCTTAATGTCAAACGTATTCACCGATGTCATTATTTATTGTGGTTGAAATGGATTCCACCATTTCATTAAACTTTCTAGGTACAATAAAATACTCCCCCTGCCCCCCTCCCATAAATATGAGAGGCCACAACATCATTCATCGCCTTTCATTGTAAAAATGtgatttgttaaaaaaaaaaaaaaaggaaaaactgttgatTTCAACCCCTGTTTTCCTCAATGTGGTCAGGTTTTATTTCATCTTCATGTCTATGGTGCTATTTCATCTGCCTTGTGTCACTGTTTCAAGGCCATTTGGGGTGCCAGAATTTACCCTGATAGGGGGCCTCACAATTTGACTTAATTAGTGGCCAAGCACCGCTCGGCTTTTGATATGGGAATGATTCTGTATTCTCAGGGGAATAACACTCATTTCCACAAGAAAGGCTGTGCACTTGGCCTCATTTTGGAAGTGAGGGTTTTTGGAATTCAGAAGTGGTCTATCGACCATTCCATCTTTAGTTTATTGAGGACAGAAGGTGGGGAGGGAGATTgagaaattttatttcttgtggtGTTGTTATGCTAAGTAGCTGGTACATACAAAACTAGAATGTTTATGAAAGAAGGTGAACTTCAGCCTCACCACTGTTTAAGGTCAGGTCACTTGTTTGACATGAAAGTAAAATGGCCTATTCAGCTATGTTATGTTAAATTCCTTTCATGTTGCACTCTCCTTGCATTGTCTTGTTATGTACGTATATCTACATTTTCTTTGAGATACCGAAAAGCATGTACAAAATCACTGACATCAATCTCTAATGGATCAGGGATTAATTGTTCACAGTTATTCCTGAACTCAGCACTCAAGTAATCATCGTTGCTGGCGAGAACTTCTGAAAGCTCCGCAACTTCTTCTAGCTGTTCCTCTGTGACTTCATATCCTTCAAAATAGGTACTAGTGTTTATTGAAGGTGAGTGAGATTTTTATTATAAAAGCCACAAAATAGCAGTTTGggaatttttcaaaaaggtgaataaaaacaataataggTAGGTTTTAAATAGAGGCTGGTCATGTACTGCACTAACCCCATAAATATGAAATAAGAAGCTGTTTTTAGTTCCACTTTTCAAATTCACACTCACTTTCAGGGGGCTCGACCACTGTCACACAATCATTTCACATGACTTGAGTGATGTTTGAGATTCACTTTGATTCACTGTGTTTGTAAGTTGTCATAACTTTTCATGCCTTTGCCTATATTTGACTCATGGATCCCTACTGCccttgtgcaatttttttacttGGAATCCTGACACTGATCAAAAGTAGAACCctgttaacaaaaaaattacagagaTACCTACCACAGTCCTCCAGTCCATATTTATCTGGAAAACTATAGATGTGATTGGGCACTCCATCAGGTAGAAAACTGTCTCTTTGCTCACGGATTCTTTGACAGTTCCATACCACATCTACAAAGGTGTTGACTTCTCTCTGCACGATTGGTATCATTATATATGCCAAAAGAACCCTGTCAAATAGAAATGCATACAGTCTGAATTCTGCCTTGGTACAACTCTTGTAAATGGACTGGTTTTCCAACCGATTCAGAAACAGATTTCTTAAACTCTTGTTACACACTCTATTTCAATGTTGACTTAAACACACTTTTGTAACATAACAAATTTGATTATTCATCAATTTTGATCTTAGCAGATCCTTATAAATTACTACTCTCCCATCCAAGAAGTTCTGAACGCAGGTAATTAAGCATGAGcatgtttatttgattttagCAGTGCATTAATTTTGCGTACACACTGCTAATTGTATGCAACTCAGAACTATTAAGATATAGGTAGTACCTATCAGTTTCACTGTTTGTGTCATAGTGGCCCTGATCTCGAAGTTCCTTTAAGGGAAgcttaaaaaatttttcaagccTTTCATGGAGCTCCCTCCACCACCTCTCAATCTGATAAAGAAACAGAGCAAACACAGGtcaactgtaataattattaataagtcTGAAGTGTAAAAGTAGAAGGACATGCTTTAGAAAATATAACCTCTAAAAGAAAACCACACTTCCTTTTCTAAAAGGACTATTCAAAAGGTTGCAATTTGGTCAAAGATAACAACATCATTATTCCCATTTTGATACCCACTGGTGCTGTCAGTGAGTGGCAGGCAAGAAAACTGATACAGTCTTGTCAATGATCAATGTCTTCTTTGGCCTGTGATTGGTCTCATTATATTTCGCAGAAGTGCCAAATATTCTGACCAATCAGACCATGTGTACTTTCAAACggatcatttttatttcaaaatttatgcTTGAGCACCTGTCAGTACTTATAAAAGCTTTTAACGataaaatacatatttttCACCTGATTGGATGTTGAAGGGCCATAAATCACCGTTTCCAGAGGATCCATATCCCCATGTTGCTGTCTCACAAACGCATGCATTGTGGCCATCACTCCAGTCTCAGTTCCTTTGTCAAGTCTTATTCTACTGGCAACCATTCTcgttttgaataaatattcTAGATAGAAACGGCCTATAAGTTTGGGATCGCTATTACCAATCCACACCTTTGCCCATAGTACTTTCCTACTACCAATCCACACCTTTGCCCATAGTACTTTCCTACTACAAGTGTCTATACAACCATAACTGGCTATTGGGAAAGTGCTATTTCTGAAACCCATTAATTTATCATGGCCATCCAATGAATGTACGTAGTTAGGCCCTGGTGACGTGAAGTGACCTTTTGGCTTCTTGTTTTTAAACTGTGGAGCCCTTTCTTCTAAGGCATCTGCATCGACATTATACATGACCGCATATACCAAATCTCGTGGCACATTCAAATCATAGACCTGCCTGATTTTTTTATGAAGAGCTCTATAGCCCAGTAGCTTTCCTGGGCCTTCTAGTTCTTTTTTGACCGCTGCTTCAACTTCGTCTACAGTCACATTTCTATCTGTTTGACAAATTTGGAAATGGTAGAGCCTTCTATCCAGTGTCCTCAAACTCCAGGCGTATTGACTGAAATCccttgaaacaaaatccaaCATCTCTTCGCGATGCAATCCCTCCCTAACATACTTTCTCAGGATATCTTCTAGGTCATGATGATTTTTCCACGAATCGTTCCTTATTCGAACCGCCATATTGGAAAGTTAACCGGTGCGGAGAGGGTTATGGGTTAACTGTCAGGTGCGAAGTGCATTTTGGGCTATGGCAGTTCTCGGCTTgccgaaacgaaaaaaaaaaaaaaaaaaaaaaaaaggcgtaCCAGAgcggaaaaaaatattcgcttaagggaaaaaaaaacgaaaacaagaacaaacaaaaaataaaataaagccaaaataaaaatgaagtgCTTCTAATATGAAAACGAATACTCCTTTGAATATTAtcgttttaaaaataatttgcagtaCTTTCAAAAGTAAGATGAATTCAAgcgttttaaaaataaattgtgttttaacaataaacaatacatctttaaaattttctttatagaaaaaaaaacgcagtaattttaaaattaatcgattgcaaaagttgaattttcttgaattatCAAGAAAATTCCTAATGGCAGTTCTAGGCCACCATAATCTATCCATACTCACGGCATAGCGTGCGCAAACATCAGCTCTCTTACACGTTGCTTTGCAAGGCAAATGGTTTGCCCTGAACATTAACCATTTATCTACCCAGTAGTATTTATCGCACGGTCAAAGACGTCA
This portion of the Acropora palmata chromosome 13, jaAcrPala1.3, whole genome shotgun sequence genome encodes:
- the LOC141864204 gene encoding uncharacterized protein LOC141864204, which gives rise to MAVRIRNDSWKNHHDLEDILRKYVREGLHREEMLDFVSRDFSQYAWSLRTLDRRLYHFQICQTDRNVTVDEVEAAVKKELEGPGKLLGYRALHKKIRQVYDLNVPRDLVYAVMYNVDADALEERAPQFKNKKPKGHFTSPGPNYVHSLDGHDKLMGFRNSTFPIASYGCIDTCSRKVLWAKVWIGNSDPKLIGRFYLEYLFKTRMVASRIRLDKGTETGVMATMHAFVRQQHGDMDPLETVIYGPSTSNQIERWWRELHERLEKFFKLPLKELRDQGHYDTNSETDRYYLYLNSSELHTISSVYAKLMHC